Proteins encoded in a region of the Flammeovirga yaeyamensis genome:
- a CDS encoding RagB/SusD family nutrient uptake outer membrane protein, which yields MKNIKNNIFILFLLVGLLNSCNLLDKEPLHAVTDETFWKNEAEARAFLNNNYNSLTPFWHLYLESASDNGYLKYAWEGSDLRDYTTGNHNAFTGFCDWWFDYKDIRNCYEFLAKIDEVPGVSPESNKEMKAETYFFLASKYFDMWKAYREVPLVDRLLTVQEADVPTSKEEEIKAFIEEHLDLAIEGLPETSAEGRLTKGAARMLKADYLIWNQDYQGVIEQTKAIINSGNYALEPHYEDLFHSSTQGGTKEVILWREYKNGVNADWDNYTNYMLLPNGFLGGWSSVAPTQDLVDAYEAKDGVYPFTDSPLYDAVNDKQGYTIRDPRFEQSILYNGTVYGGILYEPLRLDDNNPNVIGGNNCTVTGYNYRKYTDLDKISPSLCDVNNYIYRYAETLLFFAEAQNEVRGPSSEVYNAIDQVRERAGMPKVNQSIYNTQVAVRELIQRERRVEFAGEQKRFWDSWRWGMNQFGNPKHWTENSLQVDVESVEYEHLDGSVSRDFIRGRRNGSMGNRNYVLPIPQSALDVSRNITQHPAWR from the coding sequence ATGAAAAACATTAAAAATAATATATTCATACTTTTTCTTTTAGTTGGTTTATTAAATAGCTGTAATCTTTTAGACAAAGAGCCATTACATGCAGTAACCGATGAAACCTTCTGGAAGAATGAAGCAGAGGCAAGAGCCTTCTTAAATAATAACTATAACTCTTTAACTCCTTTTTGGCATCTTTATTTAGAAAGTGCTTCAGATAATGGGTATTTAAAATATGCTTGGGAGGGTTCTGATTTAAGAGATTATACAACTGGTAATCATAATGCTTTTACAGGTTTTTGTGATTGGTGGTTTGATTATAAGGATATCAGAAACTGTTACGAATTCTTGGCAAAGATAGACGAAGTGCCAGGTGTTTCTCCCGAATCAAATAAAGAAATGAAGGCGGAGACTTATTTTTTCTTAGCATCCAAATACTTTGATATGTGGAAAGCTTATAGAGAAGTGCCGCTTGTTGATCGTCTTTTAACTGTTCAAGAAGCAGATGTACCTACTTCAAAGGAAGAAGAAATTAAAGCTTTTATCGAAGAACATCTAGATTTAGCAATAGAAGGTTTACCAGAAACAAGTGCAGAAGGTCGATTAACAAAAGGAGCAGCAAGAATGCTTAAAGCTGATTATTTGATTTGGAATCAGGATTATCAAGGTGTTATTGAACAAACTAAGGCGATTATCAATTCAGGAAATTATGCTTTAGAACCTCACTATGAAGATTTATTTCATTCAAGTACACAGGGTGGTACTAAGGAAGTGATTCTTTGGAGAGAGTATAAAAATGGTGTAAACGCAGATTGGGACAACTATACAAATTATATGTTGTTGCCAAATGGATTCCTTGGTGGTTGGTCATCTGTAGCACCAACTCAAGATTTAGTAGATGCTTATGAAGCCAAAGATGGTGTTTATCCATTTACAGATTCACCTTTATATGATGCTGTAAATGATAAGCAAGGATACACAATTAGAGATCCAAGATTTGAGCAATCGATCCTTTACAATGGAACAGTCTATGGAGGCATTCTATATGAGCCTTTAAGGTTAGATGATAATAACCCAAATGTAATTGGTGGTAATAACTGTACTGTAACTGGTTATAACTATAGAAAATATACTGATTTAGATAAGATATCACCATCTCTATGCGATGTGAACAACTACATTTATAGATATGCCGAAACATTATTATTCTTTGCAGAAGCACAAAACGAAGTAAGAGGTCCATCATCAGAAGTGTATAATGCAATAGATCAAGTAAGAGAAAGAGCAGGTATGCCAAAGGTAAATCAGTCGATCTATAATACACAAGTTGCTGTTAGAGAATTGATCCAGAGAGAAAGAAGAGTAGAGTTTGCTGGTGAGCAAAAACGTTTCTGGGATTCATGGAGATGGGGTATGAATCAATTTGGTAACCCTAAACATTGGACAGAAAACTCTTTACAAGTGGATGTCGAATCAGTAGAATATGAGCATTTAGATGGCTCTGTAAGCAGAGATTTCATTAGAGGTAGACGAAATGGTAGCATGGGGAATAGAAACTACGTTTTACCTATTCCACAATCTGCTTTGGATGTTTCGAGAAACATTACACAACACCCTGCATGGAGATAA
- a CDS encoding SusC/RagA family TonB-linked outer membrane protein translates to MRIITKLKTLLLFTFLFLVNFTFAQNRMVTGVVSTEAGELLPGVNVAIKGTTTGTITDVQGEFHIETNSESTLIFSFIGFGTVEMKVGSQTKMNVILSEGSEQLEEVIVVGFGEQKKENVTGSLETIGSETIKDRPVTSTSALFQGTLPGVVATQTSGQPGADNMDILIRGSSSINDTPALVIVDGMPMSMNNINPQDIESITVLKDASATAIYGAHAAGGVILITTKRGKEGKVSFGYNGYVGVQTPTMEHKFVGAVEFMELSNLARQNDGVNSNPVFTQDQIDEYRNGSRQGVNWRDAIMSSTAMQQQHNMTVSGGSEKVKYYGSGSFFDQGGLTPNTNFQRYNFRMNVDAKVNDRLTTHFKSAFDNSVRQQPTRGIGSAYYNANIYSPIDPIKWDNGEWNYVRNGNPVRWMEEGGDRTSNWVNTQLMLGAEYKIVDGLKAVVDYNFRYSHDRGKAFNNKHDYYDGDGKLVKTEPNWYEDYNAATTYSGLQARLDYEKHWNNHYLKAMVGYSNETQLWEQGSMTRYNYLTDNIHIIDAGSRDPKDWMMGGTADQWAIQSLYARVNYAFKDRYLFEANIRRDGSSKFGPSHRYGLFPSLSLGWRISEESFLKDVEWVTNLKVRGSWGKVGNQNIGSFDWTPTLAASSAVIGGEGVTAVYYDKTANPDIKWETKTTTNFGLEADFFGRLIGFTVDVFTNRTTDILMNVPVPPQFGYDAPRVNAGIVDNNGWEVSVRHQNQIGDFNYFVNLNLFDNRNNVVDILETGPWIDDMRFTDVGAPMRAWYGFRSDGIYQTDEEAKANTAHYNLNNNIGAGDIKLVDINGDGVIDGDDRELLGDPNPRYMFGINLGGSFKGFDFNILFNGALQRDVVLINEAAVPFFLQATPQEWQVEKAWPNSNEYPKFREEYTVNDPGRYFSDFWIQDGKYIRLKNVTVGYTFSADLLKKVGATSARIYVSGDNLWTSSALWSPTIDPEISNGSRGASYPQLSVYTTGISLNF, encoded by the coding sequence ATGCGAATTATTACTAAACTTAAAACTCTATTACTTTTCACATTTCTATTTTTGGTGAATTTTACATTCGCTCAAAATAGAATGGTGACCGGAGTAGTATCAACAGAAGCAGGCGAATTACTACCTGGGGTAAATGTTGCTATTAAAGGAACAACAACAGGAACTATTACAGATGTGCAAGGGGAATTCCACATCGAAACAAATTCCGAAAGTACTTTAATCTTCAGTTTTATTGGATTTGGAACTGTAGAGATGAAAGTAGGTTCACAAACGAAAATGAATGTCATTCTCTCAGAAGGTTCAGAGCAACTAGAAGAGGTGATTGTTGTTGGTTTTGGTGAACAGAAAAAGGAAAACGTAACAGGTTCCTTAGAAACAATTGGTTCAGAAACTATTAAAGATAGACCTGTTACTTCTACATCAGCTTTATTTCAAGGGACACTTCCAGGGGTTGTTGCTACACAAACTTCAGGACAACCGGGTGCGGATAACATGGATATCCTAATTCGAGGTTCTTCATCAATTAATGATACTCCAGCATTGGTAATTGTCGATGGAATGCCAATGAGCATGAATAATATCAACCCCCAAGATATCGAGTCCATTACTGTGTTGAAAGATGCTTCTGCAACAGCTATTTATGGTGCACATGCAGCAGGTGGTGTTATTCTAATCACAACAAAAAGAGGTAAAGAAGGAAAGGTGTCTTTTGGTTACAACGGTTATGTTGGTGTACAAACTCCAACAATGGAGCATAAGTTTGTAGGTGCTGTAGAGTTTATGGAGCTAAGCAACTTAGCTAGACAAAATGATGGAGTAAATTCAAATCCAGTATTTACTCAAGATCAAATTGATGAATATAGAAATGGATCAAGACAAGGTGTGAACTGGAGGGATGCGATCATGTCTAGTACAGCAATGCAGCAACAACATAATATGACGGTTTCAGGTGGTAGTGAAAAGGTGAAGTATTATGGTTCTGGTTCATTTTTCGATCAAGGTGGATTAACACCGAATACTAATTTTCAGAGATATAACTTCAGAATGAATGTAGATGCGAAAGTGAATGATCGATTAACAACACATTTCAAATCAGCTTTTGATAATTCAGTGAGACAACAACCAACTAGAGGTATTGGTTCTGCTTATTATAATGCAAACATTTACTCACCAATCGATCCAATCAAATGGGACAACGGAGAATGGAATTATGTAAGAAACGGAAACCCAGTTAGATGGATGGAAGAAGGTGGTGATAGAACTTCAAATTGGGTGAACACTCAGTTAATGTTAGGAGCTGAATACAAAATTGTTGATGGTTTAAAAGCAGTTGTAGATTATAATTTTAGATACTCTCATGATAGAGGAAAGGCATTTAATAATAAACATGACTATTACGACGGGGATGGTAAGTTAGTGAAAACCGAACCAAACTGGTACGAGGACTATAACGCCGCAACCACATATAGTGGTTTACAAGCTCGATTGGATTATGAGAAACATTGGAATAACCACTATCTAAAAGCCATGGTAGGTTATTCAAACGAGACGCAATTATGGGAACAAGGTTCAATGACTCGTTACAATTACCTAACGGATAATATTCATATTATTGATGCAGGTTCTCGTGATCCAAAAGATTGGATGATGGGTGGTACTGCTGATCAGTGGGCTATCCAGTCTCTTTATGCAAGAGTCAATTATGCTTTCAAAGATAGATACCTTTTTGAAGCCAATATTAGACGAGATGGTTCTTCTAAATTTGGTCCTAGTCACAGATACGGATTATTCCCATCTCTTTCATTAGGTTGGAGAATTAGTGAAGAAAGTTTCTTAAAAGATGTGGAGTGGGTAACTAACCTAAAAGTAAGAGGTTCTTGGGGTAAAGTGGGTAACCAAAATATTGGTAGTTTTGATTGGACTCCAACTTTGGCTGCTTCATCTGCTGTGATTGGAGGAGAAGGTGTGACTGCTGTTTATTACGATAAAACGGCCAACCCAGACATTAAATGGGAAACAAAAACAACAACAAACTTTGGTTTAGAAGCAGACTTCTTTGGTCGTTTAATCGGATTTACGGTAGATGTATTTACCAACAGAACGACAGATATCTTAATGAATGTACCAGTACCTCCTCAATTTGGTTATGATGCTCCAAGAGTAAATGCAGGTATTGTAGATAATAATGGATGGGAAGTTTCAGTAAGACACCAAAATCAAATAGGTGATTTCAACTATTTTGTCAACTTAAACCTATTTGATAATAGAAACAATGTGGTGGACATCTTAGAAACTGGTCCATGGATTGATGATATGCGTTTTACTGATGTTGGAGCACCAATGAGAGCATGGTATGGTTTCCGTTCAGATGGAATTTATCAAACGGATGAAGAAGCAAAAGCCAATACTGCACACTATAATCTAAATAATAATATTGGAGCTGGTGATATCAAATTGGTGGATATCAATGGCGATGGTGTAATTGATGGTGATGATAGAGAATTACTAGGTGATCCAAACCCGAGATACATGTTTGGTATTAACCTAGGAGGTAGTTTTAAAGGGTTCGATTTCAATATCTTATTTAATGGAGCCTTACAAAGAGATGTTGTTTTAATAAATGAAGCAGCTGTACCGTTCTTCTTACAAGCTACACCTCAAGAATGGCAAGTAGAAAAAGCATGGCCAAACTCTAATGAATATCCAAAGTTTAGAGAAGAATATACAGTAAATGATCCGGGTAGATATTTTTCAGATTTCTGGATTCAAGATGGTAAATATATTCGTTTAAAGAACGTTACTGTAGGTTATACTTTTAGTGCGGATTTATTGAAAAAAGTAGGGGCTACATCAGCAAGAATCTATGTCTCAGGTGATAACTTATGGACCTCATCGGCTTTATGGTCACCAACCATTGATCCTGAAATTTCAAATGGTAGTAGAGGTGCAAGTTATCCTCAACTTTCTGTGTACACAACTGGAATTAGCTTAAACTTCTAA